CTCCCAGCGGTCGAACGATCGGAGGTGATCGCTGGGCCCAGAGTGCGGGAGCCGGAGCCCCCGGGGCACCGGGATCGTCCCCCACGCAGAGCTGGGGCGCCCCGGTTAAGGTCCACTGAGCCATGCGTCCGGAAGGTGACCCCGACCACCACGACCTCGACGCCGCGCGCCCCACCGTGCTCCGGGTGACGAGCCGTCGCACCGGCCCCCGGGTGGTGGTCACGCTGGTCGGCGAGCTCGACATGGCCGGCACCGCCGCGGTGGTCGACGAGGTGCGTCACCACCTGGCGGGCGCGGTCGAGGTGCTCGAGATCGACGGCGCGGGCCTCGACTTCGTCGACTCCATGGGCCTCCGAGCCCTGCTGTCGCTGCAGACCGAGGCGGGCGCCGCCGACGTCCGGTTCGGCGTGGCGGCCTCGCCCCACCTGACCCGCCTGCTGCGGCTCACCGGTCTGGGCGACGTGCTGACCCTCGTCGGCTAGTCATCCGGGGTAGCTGCTCGCCCCGAACCTCCCCCGACGAACCACGCACGGGGAGCCGACGGAGATGTGGAGCAGGCGAGGCAAGCAGGAGAACGCAGCGGGCGACGAGCACGTACCGGCGTCGGCGTCCGAGGGGTCCAAGGGGCGGCTGGCCCGGCTCGGCGTCGGGCGGCGGGCGTCGGCGGTGCTGCTGGCGGTGGCCGCGGCGCTGGCCGGCAGCATCACCACGAGTCGCACCGGGATGCTCGGCGGCTCGTCCGGCTCGGCGGACGACGCGGCCGACACGTCGGAGCTGGGCGGCTCCCTCCCGTTCCAGGAGGACGACATCGCCGAGATGGAGCTGGAGCTCGCCGCCTTCGAGGACGACGAGCTGCTCGAGGACGTCCCCGTCAGCGACGAGGAGGTGTCCGACGAGGTCGAAGAGGTGTTGGGGAGCGCCGGGGTGGTCGAGGAGCTGGGGGAGAGCGGCATCCCCGAGGTGGCCATCGAGGCCTACAACGACGGCGCCGACGTCCAGGCCGACGGCGATCCGCAGTGCGGCCTGCGCTGGAGCTTGCTGGCGGCCATCGGCCGGGTCGAGTCGAACCACGGTCGCTTCGGCGGCGCCCAGCTCCGGGAGGACGGCTACGGCACCAGGCCCATCCTGGGCATCCCGCTCGACGGGCGGCCCAACGTTGCGCTCATCCGGGACACCGACGGCGGCGAGCTCGACGGCGACACCACCTACGACCGGGCGGTGGGCCCGATGCAGTTCATCCCGTCGACGTGGCGGTCGGTGGGCCAGGACGCCAACGACGACGGCCGCGCCGACCCGAACAACATCTTCGACGCCGCCCAGGGCGCCGGGGCCTACCTGTGCGCCGGCAGCGCCGACCTCGACAGCACCATGGGCCGGGCGTCGGCCGTGCGGCGTTACAACAACGCCGACGAGTACGTGCGGGTGGTGCTGAGCCTGGCGCAGATGTACGAGACGGGCAGGATCGAGCCGCTGCCCGACCTGCCGGTGCCGCCCCCGGCCCGCACCCCGTCGTCGCCCCGGCCCCCGGCTCCGGCTCCGACCACGCCGCCGACGGCCCCGGCTCCGGCCCCGGCTCCGGCCCCGACGACCACCACGATGGTGCCGCCGACGACCACCTCGACCACCGTGCCGGTCGAGCCGGACACCACCACGACCGTGCCCGACGAGCCCACCCCCACCACCACGGTCCCGCCCGCCCCGGAGCTGCCCGAGGACCCGCCGGCCGCCGTCGGCTGGGCACCCGCCATGCGGGAGGTCGTCGTCGACATCCTCACCGGCGAGGCGTGCCCCGACGAGGAGGCGGTCGCCGACGGTCAGGA
The genomic region above belongs to Acidimicrobiales bacterium and contains:
- a CDS encoding STAS domain-containing protein; amino-acid sequence: MRPEGDPDHHDLDAARPTVLRVTSRRTGPRVVVTLVGELDMAGTAAVVDEVRHHLAGAVEVLEIDGAGLDFVDSMGLRALLSLQTEAGAADVRFGVAASPHLTRLLRLTGLGDVLTLVG
- a CDS encoding lytic transglycosylase domain-containing protein, whose protein sequence is MWSRRGKQENAAGDEHVPASASEGSKGRLARLGVGRRASAVLLAVAAALAGSITTSRTGMLGGSSGSADDAADTSELGGSLPFQEDDIAEMELELAAFEDDELLEDVPVSDEEVSDEVEEVLGSAGVVEELGESGIPEVAIEAYNDGADVQADGDPQCGLRWSLLAAIGRVESNHGRFGGAQLREDGYGTRPILGIPLDGRPNVALIRDTDGGELDGDTTYDRAVGPMQFIPSTWRSVGQDANDDGRADPNNIFDAAQGAGAYLCAGSADLDSTMGRASAVRRYNNADEYVRVVLSLAQMYETGRIEPLPDLPVPPPARTPSSPRPPAPAPTTPPTAPAPAPAPAPTTTTMVPPTTTSTTVPVEPDTTTTVPDEPTPTTTVPPAPELPEDPPAAVGWAPAMREVVVDILTGEACPDEEAVADGQDDVVAADQGTDSVSADAATTPEEIACEPESPAAAGSGPTD